From Rhododendron vialii isolate Sample 1 chromosome 10a, ASM3025357v1, the proteins below share one genomic window:
- the LOC131303051 gene encoding uncharacterized protein LOC131303051, whose translation MKWGLKPKFVEKRIIQRKKQFDEDVTDEVTHSAEESMKVNYFLVIADKALSSFKDRFQQFEAYEKNFGFLFDLEKVSSSDECLKNHCTNLEEVLKHGRIFDIDGKDLFVELKCLKQVLPRGVQKPIEVLNFIKLMADSFLNSWNAYRVLLTILISVASGERTFSKLKSIKNYLRSTMSQERLNGLAMLSIENDLVKEVDYTNIIDSFASRNAKRVIFK comes from the coding sequence ATGAAATGGGGATTGAAACCTAAGTTTGTTGAAAAGCGCATCattcaaagaaagaagcaatttgATGAAGATGTTACGGACGAGGTGACACACTCTGCTGAAGAATCAATGAAAGTGAATTACTTCTTAGTAATTGCGGATAAAGCCCTTTCTTCCTTCAAAGATAGGTTCCAACAATTTGAAGCGTATGAGAAAaattttggtttcttgtttgatttggaaaaggtGAGTTCGAGTGATGAATGCTTGAAAAATCATTGTACCAACCTTGAAGAAGTTTTAAAGCATGGCAGGATTTTCGATATTGATGGGAAAGATTTGTTTGTggagttgaaatgcttgaaaCAAGTATTGCCAAGAGGAGTGCAGAAACCAATTGAAGTGCTCAATTTTATCAAACTTATGGCGGACTCTTTCCTAAATTCATGGAATGCGTATAGAGTGCTTTTGACTATACTGATTAGTGTTGCCTCGGGAGAAAGAACCTTTTCAAAGTTGAAGTCGATAAAAAATTACCTTCGATCAACCATGTCACAAGAAAGACTAAATGGGTTAGCTATgttatcaattgaaaatgacttggtgaaagAGGTGGATTATACAAATATAATTGATAGTTTTGCTTCTAGAAATGCAAAACGAGTAATATTCAAGTGA
- the LOC131303591 gene encoding magnesium transporter MRS2-F-like, whose translation MAYKLHGHGEEELGRSAAAAHAQQQQPRRKGIGTRVWLVVSESGDSHVEEVGKHAIMRRTGLPGRDLRVLDPMLSYPSTILGRERAIVINLEHIKAIVTATEVLMVNSTNPLVVQFVADLRDRARDTPHQKSEDDPNSMTGTPVVEGPKLLPFEFRALEACLESACRCLESETQTLEQEAYPALDELTSKISTLNLERVRQIKSRLVAISGRVQKVRDELEHLLDDDNDMAEMYLTEKLAEQTPLKEELYDEAQEDDDEGGVEEYKSRHSSEVFTGVKPNVEELEMLLEAYFAQIDGISQKLYHMSEYVNDTEDFINIMLDEKQNQLLQMGVMLSTANMILNAGIVVVGLFGMNIGISLFDGKPIQFWETVCGTIGGCVTLYLIAVGWGKKKTLI comes from the exons ATGGCGTACAAACTTCACGGCCACGGAGAGGAAGAGCTGGGGAGGTCGGCCGCGGCGGCCCACGCGCAGCAGCAGCAGCCGCGGCGGAAGGGCATCGGGACGCGGGTGTGGCTCGTGGTGTCCGAATCGGGCGATTCTCACGTGGAGGAGGTCGGGAAGCACGCCATCATGCGGCGGACGGGTCTACCGGGCCGGGACCTCAGGGTCCTCGACCCGATGCTGTCGTACCCGTCCACGATTCTGGGTAGGGAGAGGGCGATCGTCATCAACTTGGAACACATCAAGGCCATTGTCACCGCCACCGAAGTTTTGATGGTGAATTCGACGAATCCGCTCGTCGTTCAGTTCGTTGCGGATCTCCGCGACCGGGCGAGGGACACGCCTCATCAG AAATCTGAGGACGACCCAAATAGCATGACGGGGACACCAGTAGTTGAGGGGCCAAAGTTGCTACCGTTTGAGTTTAGAGCACTCGAAGCCTGTCTTGAGTCTGCTTGCAGGTGCCTTGAATCTGAA ACTCAAACACTGGAGCAAGAAGCGTATCCAGCATTGGATGAACTGACTTCTAAAATCAGCACACTTAACCTTGAGCGTGTCAGACAGATAAAGAGCCGTCTAGTCGCAATATCTGGTCGTGTACAAAAG GTACGTGATGAACTTGAGCATCTGTTAGATGACGACAATGATATGGCCGAAATGTATTTGACAGAGAAGCTAGCGGAACAAACACCATTAAAAGAGGAATTATATGATGAGGCCCAAGAGGATGATGACGAAGG GGGGGTTGAAGAATACAAGTCCCGACATAGCTCTGAAGTTTTTACTGGAGTCAAGCCCAATGTTGAGGAGCTGGAAATGCTTTTAGAGGCCTATTTTGCACAGATAGATGGCATCTCACAGAAGCTATACCAT ATGAGTGAGTATGTCAATGACACGGAGGACTTCATCAACATCATGCTGGATGAGAAGCAAAACCAGCTGCTACAAATGGGAGTGATGCTCAGTACAGCAAATATGATACTAAATGCAGGAATCGTGGTTGTGGGGTTGTTTGGCATGAACATCGGTATTTCCCTATTTGATGGTAAACCCATACAATTCTGGGAAACGGTTTGTGGCACAATAGGTGGTTGTGTGACTCTATATTTGATCGCTGTTGGCTGGGGTAAGAAAAAGACTCTgatataa
- the LOC131303587 gene encoding uncharacterized protein LOC131303587 isoform X4 produces the protein MVDGDFKKFEGKWSVKFGKRPETTILSYEVNVIPRLNFPAIFLERIIRSDLPVNLQALACRAEKTFGENQNASVTESILGTTAMSPGKGIDGAISEKDKLSPGDLEDGYATSSFVRVSPSSSELSSNWGVFGKVCNLDRPCIVDEVHLRRFDGLLENGGVHRGVVASITIKASVQEVWNVLTAYERLPEARFSEAFGQDYVIDVPNLAISKILLRDNNKVRILQEGCKGLLYMVLHARVVLDLCENLEQEISFEQVEGDFDFFQGKWLLEQLGNHHTLLKYSVESKMQQNSLLSEAIMEEVIYEDLPSNLCAIRDYVEKREAQNSFETYDHTIYSEEQTTSPGREICVNESMLPEKDFDFDNPYPSRQRPRVPGLQRDIEILKAELLTFITDYGQEGFMPMRKQLRKHGRVDIEKAITRMGGFRRIATLMNLSLAYKHRKPKGYWDNLENLQEEINRFQRSWGMDPSFMPSRKSFERAGRYDIARALEKWGGLHEVSRLLALKVRHPNRQGNLSKDKNADSAASANVTEEGNSPSKPYVSQDTQKWLLKLKDLDINWV, from the exons ATGGTTGATGGTGATTTCAAGAAGTTTGAAGGAAAATGGTCTGTGAAATTTGGAAAAAG GCCTGAAACAACAATTTTGTCATATGAAGTTAATGTGATACCAAGGTTAAACTTCCCTGCCATATTCTTAGAGAGGATTATCAGATCAGATCTTCCCGTGAATCTTCAAGCGTTGGCTTGTAGAGCTGAGAAAACTTTTGGAGAAAATCAGAATGCATCAGTCACAGAAAGTATTTTGGGTACAACGGCTATGTCCCCTGGCAAAGGAATTGACGGTGCTATATCAGAGAAGGATAAACTTTCTCCTGGAGATTTAGAAGACGGTTATGCCACATCTTCATTTGTTCGTGTGTCCCCATCTTCTAGTGAGTTGAGCAGTAACTGGGGAGTATTTGGGAAAGTTTGCAACCTCGATAGGCCTTGTATTGTGGATGAAGTTCATCTCCGTAGATTTGATGGACTATTG GAAAATGGAGGTGTGCATCGCGGTGTTGTTGCCAGCATAACAATAAAAGCTTCCGTGCAGGAAGTATGGAACGTGTTGACTGCTTATGAGAGGCTCCCTGA agctaggttttcggaggcttttggacaagactatGTCATTGATG TTCCAAATTTAGCAATCAGTAAGattttattaagggacaacaaCAAAGTTCGCATTCTGCAG GAAGGATGCAAGGGCTTACTGTACATGGTACTCCATGCACGTGTTGTGTTGGATTTATGTGAAAACCTTGAACAGGAGATAAGTTTTGAGCAGGTTGAAGGAGACTTCGACTTTTTCCAGGGAAAATGGCTTCTGGAGCAACTTGGAAATCATCACACTCTACTGAAATACTCCGTGGAGTCGAAAATGCAACAGAACTCTCTTCTTTCGGAAGCTATAATGGAAGAG GTCATATACGAAGATCTTCCATCAAACTTGTGTGCCATTCGAGACTATGTTGAAAAAAGGGAAGCACAAAACTCTTTCGAGACCTATGACCATACAATATACTCTGAGGAGCAAACGACTTCACCTGGTAGAGAGATATGTGTTAATGAGAGCATGCTTCCTGAGAAAGACTTTGATTTTGATAATCCATATCCTTCACGGCAAAGACCACGGGTCCCGGGCTTGCAGAGAGACATAGAAATCCTTAAAGCTGAGCTTCTGACATTTATAACAGACTATGGGCAGGAAGGATTTATGCCAATGAGAAAGCAACTTCGGAAGCACGGAAGAGTGGATATTGAGAAGGCAATTACACGTATGGGGGGATTCAGAAGGATCGCAACATTGATGAACCTGTCTCTTGCTTACAAGCACCGCAAACCAAAAGGTTATTGGGATAACCTTGAGAATTTGCAAGAAGAG ATAAATCGGTTCCAGAGAAGCTGGGGAATGGACCCATCTTTTATGCCTAGTAGAAAGTCTTTTGAGCGTGCAG GCCGGTACGACATTGCTCGAGCATTGGAGAAATGGGGGGGACTTCATGAAGTTTCTCGGCTTCTAGCCCTGAAAGTGAGGCATCCTAACAGACAAGGAAACctttcgaaagataagaatGCTGATAGCGCAGCTTCTGCAAATGTCACTGAGGAAGGGAACTCACCATCTAAACCTTATGTCTCTCAAGATACACAGAAGTGGCTCCTGAAACTAAAAGACTTGGACATTAATTGGgtttaa
- the LOC131303587 gene encoding uncharacterized protein LOC131303587 isoform X2: protein MVSCKASNLTHALLPLNFSPKTSPQIVTYYSQPNSCLRDKCVVFSSSTISSNWNSGDNERLVNGENNCSTRQREQIVEEGGGERKVNCEVEVISWRERRVQAQILVNADIGSVWNALTDYERLADFIPNLVSSGRIPCPHPGSIWLEQRGLQRALYWHIEARVVLDLQEVLNSANDRDLHFSMVDGDFKKFEGKWSVKFGKRPETTILSYEVNVIPRLNFPAIFLERIIRSDLPVNLQALACRAEKTFGENQNASVTESILGTTAMSPGKGIDGAISEKDKLSPGDLEDGYATSSFVRVSPSSSELSSNWGVFGKVCNLDRPCIVDEVHLRRFDGLLENGGVHRGVVASITIKASVQEVWNVLTAYERLPEIVPNLAISKILLRDNNKVRILQEGCKGLLYMVLHARVVLDLCENLEQEISFEQVEGDFDFFQGKWLLEQLGNHHTLLKYSVESKMQQNSLLSEAIMEEVIYEDLPSNLCAIRDYVEKREAQNSFETYDHTIYSEEQTTSPGREICVNESMLPEKDFDFDNPYPSRQRPRVPGLQRDIEILKAELLTFITDYGQEGFMPMRKQLRKHGRVDIEKAITRMGGFRRIATLMNLSLAYKHRKPKGYWDNLENLQEEINRFQRSWGMDPSFMPSRKSFERAGRYDIARALEKWGGLHEVSRLLALKVRHPNRQGNLSKDKNADSAASANVTEEGNSPSKPYVSQDTQKWLLKLKDLDINWV from the exons atggTCTCCTGCAAGGCTTCAAACCTAACCCACGCATTACTCCCACTCAACTTCTCTCCCAAAACAAGCCCCCAAATTGTTACTTATTATTCTCAGCCCAACTCTTGTCTGCGCGACAAATGCGTAGTCTTCTCGTCTTCTACTATCAGCTCCAACTGGAACTCCGGAGACAATGAGCGTTTGGTAAATGGTGAAAACAATTGCAGTACAAGACAGAGGGAACAAATAGtcgaagaaggaggaggagagagaaaggtgaATTGCGAGGTGGAGGTGATATCGTGGCGCGAACGAAGAGTTCAGGCCCAAATACTCGTGAATGCCGATATCGGATCGGTCTGGAACGCTCTAACTGATTATGAGAGGCTTGCTGATTTCATCCCCAACCTTGTATCTAG TGGGAGAATTCCCTGCCCACATCCTGGGAGCATATGGCTGGAGCAAAGAGGCTTGCAACGGGCATTATACTGGCATATCGAAGCCCGCGTTGTCTTGGATCTCCAAGAAGTTTTGAACTCA GCTAATGACCGTGATCTCCATTTTTCCATGGTTGATGGTGATTTCAAGAAGTTTGAAGGAAAATGGTCTGTGAAATTTGGAAAAAG GCCTGAAACAACAATTTTGTCATATGAAGTTAATGTGATACCAAGGTTAAACTTCCCTGCCATATTCTTAGAGAGGATTATCAGATCAGATCTTCCCGTGAATCTTCAAGCGTTGGCTTGTAGAGCTGAGAAAACTTTTGGAGAAAATCAGAATGCATCAGTCACAGAAAGTATTTTGGGTACAACGGCTATGTCCCCTGGCAAAGGAATTGACGGTGCTATATCAGAGAAGGATAAACTTTCTCCTGGAGATTTAGAAGACGGTTATGCCACATCTTCATTTGTTCGTGTGTCCCCATCTTCTAGTGAGTTGAGCAGTAACTGGGGAGTATTTGGGAAAGTTTGCAACCTCGATAGGCCTTGTATTGTGGATGAAGTTCATCTCCGTAGATTTGATGGACTATTG GAAAATGGAGGTGTGCATCGCGGTGTTGTTGCCAGCATAACAATAAAAGCTTCCGTGCAGGAAGTATGGAACGTGTTGACTGCTTATGAGAGGCTCCCTGA GATAGTTCCAAATTTAGCAATCAGTAAGattttattaagggacaacaaCAAAGTTCGCATTCTGCAG GAAGGATGCAAGGGCTTACTGTACATGGTACTCCATGCACGTGTTGTGTTGGATTTATGTGAAAACCTTGAACAGGAGATAAGTTTTGAGCAGGTTGAAGGAGACTTCGACTTTTTCCAGGGAAAATGGCTTCTGGAGCAACTTGGAAATCATCACACTCTACTGAAATACTCCGTGGAGTCGAAAATGCAACAGAACTCTCTTCTTTCGGAAGCTATAATGGAAGAG GTCATATACGAAGATCTTCCATCAAACTTGTGTGCCATTCGAGACTATGTTGAAAAAAGGGAAGCACAAAACTCTTTCGAGACCTATGACCATACAATATACTCTGAGGAGCAAACGACTTCACCTGGTAGAGAGATATGTGTTAATGAGAGCATGCTTCCTGAGAAAGACTTTGATTTTGATAATCCATATCCTTCACGGCAAAGACCACGGGTCCCGGGCTTGCAGAGAGACATAGAAATCCTTAAAGCTGAGCTTCTGACATTTATAACAGACTATGGGCAGGAAGGATTTATGCCAATGAGAAAGCAACTTCGGAAGCACGGAAGAGTGGATATTGAGAAGGCAATTACACGTATGGGGGGATTCAGAAGGATCGCAACATTGATGAACCTGTCTCTTGCTTACAAGCACCGCAAACCAAAAGGTTATTGGGATAACCTTGAGAATTTGCAAGAAGAG ATAAATCGGTTCCAGAGAAGCTGGGGAATGGACCCATCTTTTATGCCTAGTAGAAAGTCTTTTGAGCGTGCAG GCCGGTACGACATTGCTCGAGCATTGGAGAAATGGGGGGGACTTCATGAAGTTTCTCGGCTTCTAGCCCTGAAAGTGAGGCATCCTAACAGACAAGGAAACctttcgaaagataagaatGCTGATAGCGCAGCTTCTGCAAATGTCACTGAGGAAGGGAACTCACCATCTAAACCTTATGTCTCTCAAGATACACAGAAGTGGCTCCTGAAACTAAAAGACTTGGACATTAATTGGgtttaa
- the LOC131303052 gene encoding uncharacterized protein LOC131303052, giving the protein MTRAQVMNKFCKRRPLAFHGKPDLILAEAWLKETKVIFRTLDITRDGDRVALATYQLKGEARNWWELMETTHDVAIMTFDEFENIFLDKYFPTPLKQAKAHEFMNLEQGTLTVTQYAARFEELSCYAQNIIPTEDDKARKFEWGLSTSRKAIVGHAFPTYSEVVKCALRLERADMDYKKKAETSIGGPIRTGQNSNTNSDNRGPYLMKPFNSQANNQPWRSVGTTQGQTQGPPQGTGRDITTMQCHNCQEWGHYKNKCPHPQKEKSTEAGNQLPKRSIEYGGIKEG; this is encoded by the coding sequence ATGACACGTGCCCAAGTAATGAACAagttctgcaaacgccgaccaCTGGCATTCCATGGAAAACCTGACCTGATCTTGGCAGAAGCTTGGCTGAAGGAAACCAAAGTGATATTCCGAACTCTAGATATCACTCGAGATGGAGACCGTGTGGCCCTGGCCACATATCAGCTAAAAGGAGAGGCTCGCAATTGGTGGGAGCTAATGGAAACGACTCACGATGTCGCTATAATGACATTTGATGAGTTTGAAAACATCTTTCTGGACAAGTATTTCCCAACACCGTTAAAACAAGCTAAGGCGCATGAATTTATGAACCTTGAGCAAGGGACACTGACAGTTACTCAATATGCTGCTCGGTTTGAGGAGCTGTCTTGCTATGCCCAGAATATCATCCCAACTGAAGATGACAAGGCAAGAAAATTTGAATGGGGACTCAGTACATCCCGGAAAGCTATTGTAGGGCACGCGTTTCCCACTTACTCTGAAGTGGTGAAATGTGCACTAAGGTTAGAGAGAGCAGATATGGACTACAAAAAGAAGGCTGAGACTAGCATTGGAGGGCCAATAAGAACCGGCCAAAACAGCAACACCAATTCCGACAACCGTGGACCGTACCTTATGAAACCATTTAACTCGCAGGCAAACAATCAACCCTGGAGATCTGTTGGAACGACTCAGGGCCAGACTCAAGGGCCACCACAAGGAACTGGTCGCGATATCACAACGATGCAGTGTCACAACTGCCAAGAATGGGGACATTACAAGAATAAATGCCCACATCCTCAGAAGGAGAAGAGCACTGAGGCGGGAAATCAACTCCCAAAAAGATCTATTGAGTACGGTGGCATTAAAGAAGGATGA
- the LOC131303587 gene encoding uncharacterized protein LOC131303587 isoform X3 gives MVSCKASNLTHALLPLNFSPKTSPQIVTYYSQPNSCLRDKCVVFSSSTISSNWNSGDNERLVNGENNCSTRQREQIVEEGGGERKVNCEVEVISWRERRVQAQILVNADIGSVWNALTDYERLADFIPNLVSSGRIPCPHPGSIWLEQRGLQRALYWHIEARVVLDLQEVLNSANDRDLHFSMVDGDFKKFEGKWSVKFGKRPETTILSYEVNVIPRLNFPAIFLERIIRSDLPVNLQALACRAEKTFGENQNASVTESILGTTAMSPGKGIDGAISEKDKLSPGDLEDGYATSSFVRVSPSSSELSSNWGVFGKVCNLDRPCIVDEVHLRRFDGLLENGGVHRGVVASITIKASVQEVWNVLTAYERLPEARFSEAFGQDYVIDVPNLAISKILLRDNNKVRILQEGCKGLLYMVLHARVVLDLCENLEQEISFEQVEGDFDFFQGKWLLEQLGNHHTLLKYSVESKMQQNSLLSEAIMEEVIYEDLPSNLCAIRDYVEKREAQNSFETYDHTIYSEEQTTSPGREICVNESMLPEKDFDFDNPYPSRQRPRVPGLQRDIEILKAELLTFITDYGQEGFMPMRKQLRKHGRVDIEKAITRMGGFRRIATLMNLSLAYKHRKPKGYWDNLENLQEEINRFQRSWGMDPSFMPSRKSFERAGNTPTSP, from the exons atggTCTCCTGCAAGGCTTCAAACCTAACCCACGCATTACTCCCACTCAACTTCTCTCCCAAAACAAGCCCCCAAATTGTTACTTATTATTCTCAGCCCAACTCTTGTCTGCGCGACAAATGCGTAGTCTTCTCGTCTTCTACTATCAGCTCCAACTGGAACTCCGGAGACAATGAGCGTTTGGTAAATGGTGAAAACAATTGCAGTACAAGACAGAGGGAACAAATAGtcgaagaaggaggaggagagagaaaggtgaATTGCGAGGTGGAGGTGATATCGTGGCGCGAACGAAGAGTTCAGGCCCAAATACTCGTGAATGCCGATATCGGATCGGTCTGGAACGCTCTAACTGATTATGAGAGGCTTGCTGATTTCATCCCCAACCTTGTATCTAG TGGGAGAATTCCCTGCCCACATCCTGGGAGCATATGGCTGGAGCAAAGAGGCTTGCAACGGGCATTATACTGGCATATCGAAGCCCGCGTTGTCTTGGATCTCCAAGAAGTTTTGAACTCA GCTAATGACCGTGATCTCCATTTTTCCATGGTTGATGGTGATTTCAAGAAGTTTGAAGGAAAATGGTCTGTGAAATTTGGAAAAAG GCCTGAAACAACAATTTTGTCATATGAAGTTAATGTGATACCAAGGTTAAACTTCCCTGCCATATTCTTAGAGAGGATTATCAGATCAGATCTTCCCGTGAATCTTCAAGCGTTGGCTTGTAGAGCTGAGAAAACTTTTGGAGAAAATCAGAATGCATCAGTCACAGAAAGTATTTTGGGTACAACGGCTATGTCCCCTGGCAAAGGAATTGACGGTGCTATATCAGAGAAGGATAAACTTTCTCCTGGAGATTTAGAAGACGGTTATGCCACATCTTCATTTGTTCGTGTGTCCCCATCTTCTAGTGAGTTGAGCAGTAACTGGGGAGTATTTGGGAAAGTTTGCAACCTCGATAGGCCTTGTATTGTGGATGAAGTTCATCTCCGTAGATTTGATGGACTATTG GAAAATGGAGGTGTGCATCGCGGTGTTGTTGCCAGCATAACAATAAAAGCTTCCGTGCAGGAAGTATGGAACGTGTTGACTGCTTATGAGAGGCTCCCTGA agctaggttttcggaggcttttggacaagactatGTCATTGATG TTCCAAATTTAGCAATCAGTAAGattttattaagggacaacaaCAAAGTTCGCATTCTGCAG GAAGGATGCAAGGGCTTACTGTACATGGTACTCCATGCACGTGTTGTGTTGGATTTATGTGAAAACCTTGAACAGGAGATAAGTTTTGAGCAGGTTGAAGGAGACTTCGACTTTTTCCAGGGAAAATGGCTTCTGGAGCAACTTGGAAATCATCACACTCTACTGAAATACTCCGTGGAGTCGAAAATGCAACAGAACTCTCTTCTTTCGGAAGCTATAATGGAAGAG GTCATATACGAAGATCTTCCATCAAACTTGTGTGCCATTCGAGACTATGTTGAAAAAAGGGAAGCACAAAACTCTTTCGAGACCTATGACCATACAATATACTCTGAGGAGCAAACGACTTCACCTGGTAGAGAGATATGTGTTAATGAGAGCATGCTTCCTGAGAAAGACTTTGATTTTGATAATCCATATCCTTCACGGCAAAGACCACGGGTCCCGGGCTTGCAGAGAGACATAGAAATCCTTAAAGCTGAGCTTCTGACATTTATAACAGACTATGGGCAGGAAGGATTTATGCCAATGAGAAAGCAACTTCGGAAGCACGGAAGAGTGGATATTGAGAAGGCAATTACACGTATGGGGGGATTCAGAAGGATCGCAACATTGATGAACCTGTCTCTTGCTTACAAGCACCGCAAACCAAAAGGTTATTGGGATAACCTTGAGAATTTGCAAGAAGAG ATAAATCGGTTCCAGAGAAGCTGGGGAATGGACCCATCTTTTATGCCTAGTAGAAAGTCTTTTGAGCGTGCAG gAAATACTCCCACAAGTCCATGA
- the LOC131303587 gene encoding uncharacterized protein LOC131303587 isoform X1, which yields MVSCKASNLTHALLPLNFSPKTSPQIVTYYSQPNSCLRDKCVVFSSSTISSNWNSGDNERLVNGENNCSTRQREQIVEEGGGERKVNCEVEVISWRERRVQAQILVNADIGSVWNALTDYERLADFIPNLVSSGRIPCPHPGSIWLEQRGLQRALYWHIEARVVLDLQEVLNSANDRDLHFSMVDGDFKKFEGKWSVKFGKRPETTILSYEVNVIPRLNFPAIFLERIIRSDLPVNLQALACRAEKTFGENQNASVTESILGTTAMSPGKGIDGAISEKDKLSPGDLEDGYATSSFVRVSPSSSELSSNWGVFGKVCNLDRPCIVDEVHLRRFDGLLENGGVHRGVVASITIKASVQEVWNVLTAYERLPEARFSEAFGQDYVIDVPNLAISKILLRDNNKVRILQEGCKGLLYMVLHARVVLDLCENLEQEISFEQVEGDFDFFQGKWLLEQLGNHHTLLKYSVESKMQQNSLLSEAIMEEVIYEDLPSNLCAIRDYVEKREAQNSFETYDHTIYSEEQTTSPGREICVNESMLPEKDFDFDNPYPSRQRPRVPGLQRDIEILKAELLTFITDYGQEGFMPMRKQLRKHGRVDIEKAITRMGGFRRIATLMNLSLAYKHRKPKGYWDNLENLQEEINRFQRSWGMDPSFMPSRKSFERAGRYDIARALEKWGGLHEVSRLLALKVRHPNRQGNLSKDKNADSAASANVTEEGNSPSKPYVSQDTQKWLLKLKDLDINWV from the exons atggTCTCCTGCAAGGCTTCAAACCTAACCCACGCATTACTCCCACTCAACTTCTCTCCCAAAACAAGCCCCCAAATTGTTACTTATTATTCTCAGCCCAACTCTTGTCTGCGCGACAAATGCGTAGTCTTCTCGTCTTCTACTATCAGCTCCAACTGGAACTCCGGAGACAATGAGCGTTTGGTAAATGGTGAAAACAATTGCAGTACAAGACAGAGGGAACAAATAGtcgaagaaggaggaggagagagaaaggtgaATTGCGAGGTGGAGGTGATATCGTGGCGCGAACGAAGAGTTCAGGCCCAAATACTCGTGAATGCCGATATCGGATCGGTCTGGAACGCTCTAACTGATTATGAGAGGCTTGCTGATTTCATCCCCAACCTTGTATCTAG TGGGAGAATTCCCTGCCCACATCCTGGGAGCATATGGCTGGAGCAAAGAGGCTTGCAACGGGCATTATACTGGCATATCGAAGCCCGCGTTGTCTTGGATCTCCAAGAAGTTTTGAACTCA GCTAATGACCGTGATCTCCATTTTTCCATGGTTGATGGTGATTTCAAGAAGTTTGAAGGAAAATGGTCTGTGAAATTTGGAAAAAG GCCTGAAACAACAATTTTGTCATATGAAGTTAATGTGATACCAAGGTTAAACTTCCCTGCCATATTCTTAGAGAGGATTATCAGATCAGATCTTCCCGTGAATCTTCAAGCGTTGGCTTGTAGAGCTGAGAAAACTTTTGGAGAAAATCAGAATGCATCAGTCACAGAAAGTATTTTGGGTACAACGGCTATGTCCCCTGGCAAAGGAATTGACGGTGCTATATCAGAGAAGGATAAACTTTCTCCTGGAGATTTAGAAGACGGTTATGCCACATCTTCATTTGTTCGTGTGTCCCCATCTTCTAGTGAGTTGAGCAGTAACTGGGGAGTATTTGGGAAAGTTTGCAACCTCGATAGGCCTTGTATTGTGGATGAAGTTCATCTCCGTAGATTTGATGGACTATTG GAAAATGGAGGTGTGCATCGCGGTGTTGTTGCCAGCATAACAATAAAAGCTTCCGTGCAGGAAGTATGGAACGTGTTGACTGCTTATGAGAGGCTCCCTGA agctaggttttcggaggcttttggacaagactatGTCATTGATG TTCCAAATTTAGCAATCAGTAAGattttattaagggacaacaaCAAAGTTCGCATTCTGCAG GAAGGATGCAAGGGCTTACTGTACATGGTACTCCATGCACGTGTTGTGTTGGATTTATGTGAAAACCTTGAACAGGAGATAAGTTTTGAGCAGGTTGAAGGAGACTTCGACTTTTTCCAGGGAAAATGGCTTCTGGAGCAACTTGGAAATCATCACACTCTACTGAAATACTCCGTGGAGTCGAAAATGCAACAGAACTCTCTTCTTTCGGAAGCTATAATGGAAGAG GTCATATACGAAGATCTTCCATCAAACTTGTGTGCCATTCGAGACTATGTTGAAAAAAGGGAAGCACAAAACTCTTTCGAGACCTATGACCATACAATATACTCTGAGGAGCAAACGACTTCACCTGGTAGAGAGATATGTGTTAATGAGAGCATGCTTCCTGAGAAAGACTTTGATTTTGATAATCCATATCCTTCACGGCAAAGACCACGGGTCCCGGGCTTGCAGAGAGACATAGAAATCCTTAAAGCTGAGCTTCTGACATTTATAACAGACTATGGGCAGGAAGGATTTATGCCAATGAGAAAGCAACTTCGGAAGCACGGAAGAGTGGATATTGAGAAGGCAATTACACGTATGGGGGGATTCAGAAGGATCGCAACATTGATGAACCTGTCTCTTGCTTACAAGCACCGCAAACCAAAAGGTTATTGGGATAACCTTGAGAATTTGCAAGAAGAG ATAAATCGGTTCCAGAGAAGCTGGGGAATGGACCCATCTTTTATGCCTAGTAGAAAGTCTTTTGAGCGTGCAG GCCGGTACGACATTGCTCGAGCATTGGAGAAATGGGGGGGACTTCATGAAGTTTCTCGGCTTCTAGCCCTGAAAGTGAGGCATCCTAACAGACAAGGAAACctttcgaaagataagaatGCTGATAGCGCAGCTTCTGCAAATGTCACTGAGGAAGGGAACTCACCATCTAAACCTTATGTCTCTCAAGATACACAGAAGTGGCTCCTGAAACTAAAAGACTTGGACATTAATTGGgtttaa